The genomic region TCTCCCAGGCATTCTCAGCTGTGCTTGCTGCCGAGGGCGCGCCGGAGGTGTTCGACGTGGTCGTGGTCGATGCGGGCCATGGAGGCGACGACGTCGGCGCCAAGGGACGCGGCGGCCTTGTCGAGAAAGTCGTCGTGCTGGACGTGGCGAAGCGCGTCGAGCGGCAGCTGAAGGAAGACGGGCTCCAGGTCATCATGACCCGCGATGGCGACCGATTCGTTCCGCTCGAAGGCCGCACGGAACTGGCCAACGCCGCCGCGGCGGATCTCTTCATCTCGATCCATGCCAACGCCTCGTCCTACAAAGGCGCCCGGGGCATCGAGACCTTCTTCGCGGCTCCCGAAGCGACGGACCAGGCTGCCCTCGAGCTGGCTCGCGCCGAGAACCTGGCATTCGGCGAAGACGTTCAGCCGCCGGCCGCCGGCGACCCTTTGCTGGCGATCTTGGGCGATATGGCCGCCACCGAGCAGCTGACCCTCTCCCAGGAATTCGCTCGGATGGCCCAGCACCGGATCGCGACGGCCGAGGCCGCGCGCTCCCGGGGCGTGAAACAGGCGCCCTTTGTCGTGCTGATGGGCGTGCATATGCCGGCCGTGCTCGTGGAGATCGGTTTTCTCACGCATCCGGAAGACGAAGCGGCCCTGCGCGACGACGACGAACGAGAAAGGCTGGCAAAAGGCATCGCCGAGGCCGTCGCCGTCTACAGGGAGCGCTACGATGCGCGCCGCGGTGTGGCCCAAGGCGTGGGCAAGACCCACATCCGCTAGGAGACCGCATGGCGAAGCGAATGGATGGACGCGGCGCGGATGAGCTGCGCCCGATTCGACTGATCACGGATTTCACCCAGAACCCGTTGGCCTCGGTGCTCTGCGAGTTCGGAGCGACCAAGGTGCTCTGCACCGTGTTCAGCGAAGAAACGGTACCCCGCTTCCTGAAGGGCGCCGGCAAGGGTTGGGTGACGGCCGAGTATTCCCTGTTGCCGGGTTCGACGGATACGCGCAGCCAGCGAGAAGCCGCGAAAGGCAAGCAGGGCGGCCGCACCTTGGAGATCCAACGCCTGATCGGCCGCAGTCTGAGGGCGATCGTGGACATGAAGGCTCTCGGCGAGCGCACCCTCTGGATCGACTGCGACGTGCTCCAGGCAGATGGGGGAACGCGAACCGCTTCGATCACCGGTGCCTACACCGCGCTTGCGCTGGCCTGCCACCGCTTGCGACGCCGGGGCGCCGTTGACAAGAACCCGTTGCTCGATTCGATGGCGGCGGTCTCGGTCGGGTTGGTAGACGGCGCAGTCCTGCTCGATCTTCCCTATGAAGAGGATTCCAGAGCCGAAGTGGACATGAACGTCGTGGCCACGGGCTCCGGTCACCTGGCCGAGGTGCAGGGCACCGGCGAGGGCACGACCTTCAGTCGAGGGGATCTCGACGCGTTGGTCGATTCGGCACTTCAGGGGATCGCCGAGCTCACGAAGCTCCAGCAGGAAGCCTTGGAAGCGGCTGGCGTGAAGGACGGCTGAGGCCGGCATGCTGGTTCTCGCCAGCTCGAATCCAGGCAAGCTGCGGGAGTTCGAGGCTCTGCTGGGCGGCGCCGGGACCGCGATGCGCCTGGCCACCGCGGCCGAACTCGCGGCCTTGCCAGAGGAGGGCGATGCCTACGAAGCCAACGCCTTGGCGAAAGCCCGGACGGTGGCGGAGGTCTCCGGCCTGCCCGCCCTTGCCGACGATTCGGGTCTCGAAGTCGACGGGCTGGATGGCGCACCGGGTCCGCATTCGGCGCGCTTCGGCGGGCCGGGGCTCGAAGACGCGGAACGGGTGCAGCGACTGCTCGGCGCGCTGTCCGATCGACCGGGAGCTTCGCGCCTCGCGCGCTTCGTATGCGTTGCCGCCTATGCCCGCCCGGACGGCAAGACTTGGACCCGCCGCGGCGAGTGCCCCGGCCTGATCCTCGAAGCTCCCCGGGGAGAAGGCGGCTTCGGCTACGACCCGATCTTCCAGCCCGAGGGCCACCGGGTCAGCATGGCCGAACTCGAGCCGGCACAGAAAGACGTGCTCTCCCATCGAGGCAAAGCCCTACGCGCGCTCGCCCCCCTACTCGCCCGCTGGTTGACTTCAGAGGAGGAGTGAAGCGCAGCGGTTGGCGACTGCGGCGTCGAGCTCTGCCATGTCTGCTTCGGCGAGCGGCTCGAAGCGAACACCAATGCCAACGGGGGCGCGGGGTCGGCGTAGGTTGCCCGGCGCGTTGGTGTGGACCACTTCGCCATGGATGCGTGATGTGCCGAGTGAAAGCGGGAGGGAGAATTCGATCCGACTGCCCGGCTGGAGAGGGCGGACCGTCTCCAGGAAAGCACCATGGCGGGAAAGGTTGTAGAGCTCTGCGTGTCGCTCCCGGCCCTCACTCCGAAAGGCAACCGGCGCCTCCCAAGGTACCCGCAACTCACGGCGAGCCTGGCCTGCCTCGCGCGTGGCCAGGAATGCCCGGTTCACCTGGAAACGCAAGGTGGCATCATCCAACGGGTCGAGGGCCGCGAGCGTGACGCTCCCGCGCCCCAACGCCTCGCGGACGGCCAGGCCGGGTGTCCTGCCTACGGCCAACGGTGTGACGTGACCCTTGCAAATGCCGTCTGCCGAGAGCTTCAATGTGCTGGCGATCTCGCTGGCCGAAAGCACTGTGTTCAGAAGCAGCGCCCTCGGGCCGTCGCCACGATCGAGTTGGCGGCAGAGCTCGGCGTCTTCGGCGGCCAGGGCGACGCAGAATCCCAACCGCTTCAGTCTGCCTGCGAGCCCGGTCGCGCTCGGGGCGAGAGGATCCTCCCGCAGGATGACTCGGTCGGTTGCTGCGTCGGGTCGGTTCATCTTCTCCACTTCTCGCAAGGGGAGTGGCCCCGAGCATGGAGACGGTGTCGGCGCACGAGCCGGCAGCTTCCCGTCGCCAGGCTGCAATGGCCGGTGGAAGCCCTCGAAACGCTTCGTGTTCTCGGCCATCCGTCCGACCTGGGCCGGACGTGGTTTCAATCGAGCCAGCGCGCCAGAAGCTCTTCCGGCGTGGGAGTCTGCGGATCGAAGAGGCGCAGCCGTCGCTGCAAGCCGCGGTTGCGAGCCGGTGCCAACCGCAGCCCGAGTTCTCGGAGGAAGCCTGCGAGCTCTCCTTCGAGAGCCCCCACCAGGTCGTCGCGACTGAGCCGCTCTGGATCCCGGCCGGCCTCGCGCAGGCAAAGCCATAGGGCGTAGCGGGGCAGGGCAACTCCGGCGGCAACGGAGAGCTCGGCGTGGAGGTGGTCGAAGCCGCGTCTCATATCGAGGTGGAAGTAGGCGCCGATCGGGCAACGTGGCACAGGATGTGTCAGGGTTGCGCGATGGGGGGATGCAGGGGAAGGAGCAGGGCGGTTTGCGCTCTGCGGGTCGCTCTCGCGGGGCTGGTGCTGCTTGCAGCCTGCGCAACTCCCTCACCCAGGGCCGTCCCGGAGGAGGTCCTGACTCCCTTCATCGAGCGCGTTCGGGCGGTGCGCGGCGTGGAAGTCGCGCCCGCCATCGATGCGCGTTTCCTCTCTCCTCGCGAAGTGCGCGACAGGATCGAGTTGGAAATGGCACGGGTCGTCGGGCCGGAACGACGCGCCGCCACCACGGCGCTGCTTCGCTCGCTGGGGTGGATCCCGCCGGCGGGAGATCCTTGGGAGGCCTGGCTCGATCTGCAGGCCCAATCGGTCGCCGGCTTCTACTCGGTGCTCGACGGTCGGTTGTATGTGGTCGCGCGCGATGAAGTCGGCGAGAGCGAGGTGTTGGCCGACCCGTTCGTAGAGGAAGTGTTGGTGCATGAGTTGGCCCACGCCTTCCAGGCCGGGGGTTCGCAGCTTCCCGAGTTGGGCCTGGGCCTCGATGGTTTCGACGATGTCGCGTTCGCGCTGGCCGCGGTGCTCGAGGGCGATGCCCTTTGGACGGAGCATCGCGACGCCGAACGCACGCACGGGATCCCACCGCCGGATGCGGAAGCCTTCGCGCGTCGATTCGAGATCGATGTGGAAGGCGCGCTCCCCGAGGGTTCGGCGTGGATTCGCGCGATGTTCTTGCGCCCGTACCCGCTTGGCTACCGGTGGGTGTGGCGCGTAGGAGAGGCCGAAGGAGCGCATGGCCTGATGCGGATGCTGGCCGAGCCCCCGCTCACCAGCGCGGCGTTGTTGCATCCCGATCGCCGTCGGCGCGGGCGGAGCGAGATCGAGGCGCAAGGGCAACACTTCGCTCCGGACGAGCGCTGTCGCACACGGACGACGAGTAGCTTCGGCGAGATCGGGCTCAGCACCTGGTTCGAGGCGGGCACCGCCCCGCCGGCCGAGATCGAAGCCTGGCGTGCGGATCGGGCGTGGTTGCTCGAATGTCCGACGGGAGACGTGCTCGCCTGGCTGCTGCTCCTCGACCGGCCGGAAGCCGCCATGGCCTTGGAACCTCGCCTGCGCACGCGCGCCCTGGCACTGCCCTCCGGAGCTGCCCAGGTGGAGCGATCCGGGGCACGAATGCTGATCCACCGCGGGCTCGATGAGGCCGGGCGTCGCTGGTTGCTCGGGCAAGCGCCCGTGCGCTTCTATCCAGATTTGACCGCGTGGTTGGCGGCGCATCCGGAGATCCTCGAGGCGTCGGCTCGCATGCGAGAGGGCGCTCCTCGGCACCGAGCCGCTACCCTCCCGCGCGCATGCCCGGTTTCCTTGCCATCCGTCACGCAGAGTCCACGATGAATGCGGCCGGCTTGTGGCAGGGTCAGGCGGATGCACCGCTTTCGCCGAAAGGGCGGGAGCAAGCCGGTGCCCTGGCCGAGGCGTTTCGCGGCCGGGCCATCGCAGCGCTGGTTTCGAGTGATCTTTCGCGGGCGCGGGAGACGGCCGAAATCCTGGCAGCGGCGCTCGGCATCGTGCCACGCCTCGAACCCGATCTGCGCGAGATGGACGTCGGCGCGTGGAGTGCGCAGCCTCACGCGGAGTTGTTGGGGCGTTATCCGGATGAAGTCGCGCGTGTGCGCGCTGGCGATTGGGACGTGCGTCCCGGTGGCGGGGAGTGCAGGCGCGAGGTTCGCACGCGCGCCGTTGCGGCACTCGAACGCGCTCGGGAGGCCACCGGCGAAGGTTTGTTGGCGGTGGTCACGCATATGGGCGTGTTGCGAGCGGTAGTTCCCGGGATCACCTTGGCCAATGCCGAAGCGCGGATGCTCCCGTGGGCCGCGCTTGGCGAACCCGTCGAACCCGATGAATTGGATTCCGCTGGTGACTCCTGCGAAACGCCCAACGCAGGCGGGCCTCTCTGATGGCGCGCGTCTGGGTGTTGGTGGCGGTTGCTGCGGTCCTGGCGGCAACGGGGCTCATGCTCAGCCCCGTGGCGGGCGTCTTCGCCTGCGGCCTCGGGCTCGTTCTCGGGGGCCTGGCCGTCCAGCTCGCCCAGGGTGGTGGGCGCCGGCTCCCGCCTTGGATCATCGCCGCCGGGGTCGCGACCGTGGCGCTTGGCGCAGCCTGGGCCGTCGGGGGTGCTCTCGCGTCCGGGTTGATCGCGGCGCTGCTCGGCCTGGTCGTGTTCAGCACTGGCGCCCAGGCCTCGCTCTTCCAGGACGTCCTGCCCGAGGGAGTCGAACTTCCGGACCCGCTCTCGCTTCGCACCCAGGCTTCCGTCGCGATCGACGAGAGCTTGCGGCTGTTGTGGGCGCTCACGGCCATGGCTTCACCGCCGCCGAAATCGTCGACACTGGCGGAGGATTTGCGCGCGGCCGCCGAGCGTCATCGTGAGACCGGAGTTCTGGAGAATCCGGCCGCCGCCCATCCGCGGCCGCCCGCCCTCGAAAAGGTCTCGCTCGTTCCGACGCCCGTCTGGGGTGCGGGCCGTGCGGAGCTGCTCCGCTTCGAGAGCGAATACGAGCCGCGGGATCCAGAGATCCGAGATCGCTACGTCGGTATCGAGCCGAATCGGACATCCCACGTGCATCTCTGGCGCCACGGCGACCGGCCACGTCCGACGCTGATCTGTCTGCACGGCTACGGCATGGGTCGGATCGCCTGGGACGCGCGGGCCTTCGACCTGGAAGGGCTGCACGGGAAGCTCGGCCTGGATGTGGCCGTGCCGA from bacterium harbors:
- the rph gene encoding ribonuclease PH; this encodes MAKRMDGRGADELRPIRLITDFTQNPLASVLCEFGATKVLCTVFSEETVPRFLKGAGKGWVTAEYSLLPGSTDTRSQREAAKGKQGGRTLEIQRLIGRSLRAIVDMKALGERTLWIDCDVLQADGGTRTASITGAYTALALACHRLRRRGAVDKNPLLDSMAAVSVGLVDGAVLLDLPYEEDSRAEVDMNVVATGSGHLAEVQGTGEGTTFSRGDLDALVDSALQGIAELTKLQQEALEAAGVKDG
- a CDS encoding histidine phosphatase family protein, with translation MPGFLAIRHAESTMNAAGLWQGQADAPLSPKGREQAGALAEAFRGRAIAALVSSDLSRARETAEILAAALGIVPRLEPDLREMDVGAWSAQPHAELLGRYPDEVARVRAGDWDVRPGGGECRREVRTRAVAALERAREATGEGLLAVVTHMGVLRAVVPGITLANAEARMLPWAALGEPVEPDELDSAGDSCETPNAGGPL
- a CDS encoding N-acetylmuramoyl-L-alanine amidase; protein product: MRRSRRQGFALLLVGLSQAFSAVLAAEGAPEVFDVVVVDAGHGGDDVGAKGRGGLVEKVVVLDVAKRVERQLKEDGLQVIMTRDGDRFVPLEGRTELANAAAADLFISIHANASSYKGARGIETFFAAPEATDQAALELARAENLAFGEDVQPPAAGDPLLAILGDMAATEQLTLSQEFARMAQHRIATAEAARSRGVKQAPFVVLMGVHMPAVLVEIGFLTHPEDEAALRDDDERERLAKGIAEAVAVYRERYDARRGVAQGVGKTHIR
- the rdgB gene encoding RdgB/HAM1 family non-canonical purine NTP pyrophosphatase, which produces MLVLASSNPGKLREFEALLGGAGTAMRLATAAELAALPEEGDAYEANALAKARTVAEVSGLPALADDSGLEVDGLDGAPGPHSARFGGPGLEDAERVQRLLGALSDRPGASRLARFVCVAAYARPDGKTWTRRGECPGLILEAPRGEGGFGYDPIFQPEGHRVSMAELEPAQKDVLSHRGKALRALAPLLARWLTSEEE
- a CDS encoding PilZ domain-containing protein gives rise to the protein MNRPDAATDRVILREDPLAPSATGLAGRLKRLGFCVALAAEDAELCRQLDRGDGPRALLLNTVLSASEIASTLKLSADGICKGHVTPLAVGRTPGLAVREALGRGSVTLAALDPLDDATLRFQVNRAFLATREAGQARRELRVPWEAPVAFRSEGRERHAELYNLSRHGAFLETVRPLQPGSRIEFSLPLSLGTSRIHGEVVHTNAPGNLRRPRAPVGIGVRFEPLAEADMAELDAAVANRCASLLL